From Thermoflavifilum aggregans, a single genomic window includes:
- the plsY gene encoding glycerol-3-phosphate 1-O-acyltransferase PlsY — translation MSELFLIILAYFIGSISNAVWIGKRFFHIDIREYGSGNAGATNTFRVLGPRAGTVVMILDMLKGVVAIQLAHLLPYYNQPEHASQLMNFQLALGLAAVVGHIFPIWAEFRGGKGVATLFGMVLAIQPVVALCCVGVFILVLFLTRYVSLSSILAAIAFPLLILFIFREHAFVYQLFAIVIALLVILTHQKNIQRLLHGRENRVSLFKKRKSSSDRNPHS, via the coding sequence ATGTCTGAACTTTTCCTGATTATTCTTGCCTATTTCATTGGGTCCATATCCAATGCCGTTTGGATCGGCAAACGCTTTTTTCATATTGATATCCGGGAATATGGCAGCGGTAATGCAGGGGCAACCAATACGTTTCGGGTTCTCGGTCCCCGGGCTGGTACGGTGGTGATGATTCTGGACATGCTCAAAGGTGTGGTAGCTATTCAACTGGCTCATTTGTTGCCTTATTACAACCAACCCGAACACGCTTCCCAGTTGATGAATTTTCAGCTGGCACTTGGGCTTGCGGCCGTGGTGGGACACATCTTTCCTATCTGGGCCGAATTTCGGGGAGGTAAAGGGGTGGCTACCCTGTTCGGCATGGTACTGGCTATACAGCCCGTGGTTGCTCTTTGCTGTGTAGGCGTATTTATACTCGTACTTTTTCTCACGCGCTACGTATCATTGAGCTCCATACTGGCTGCCATTGCATTTCCGCTCCTGATCCTGTTTATCTTCAGGGAACACGCTTTTGTGTATCAGTTGTTTGCCATTGTCATTGCCTTGCTGGTGATTCTTACCCATCAGAAAAATATTCAACGGTTGTTACATGGTCGGGAAAACCGGGTTTCTCTGTTTAAAAAACGGAAATCGTCATCTGACCGGAACCCCCATTCCTGA